The Shewanella halotolerans region CACGGTCGCCCTGGCCAGTCCAGGCCCGGATTTCGCCCTGGTGGTCAGGCTGGCCGCTCAAGAGCACAGACGCACGGCGGTCGCCGCCGCGCTGGGCCTGGCGGTAGCCATCACGCTACACACGCTGCTGAGCCTCACCGGGGTAAGCCTTATCATCAAGGGCTCCCCTAACCTCTTCATGGCGGTGCAGCTGATTGGTGCCAGCTACCTGGGCTGGATGGGCATAGGCGCGATACGCGCCGCCATCGCCCACTGGCGCGATGAGGCGCATCTGAATGCGGCAAGTAAGGCCGGTCGTGGACTCGGTGCGGCTCAGGGATTCATGCAGGGAGTCTCCACCAACCTGCTCAACCCCAAGGCGCTGGTATTTTTCATCACACTATTCTCGACCCTGATCACCCCTGAGGTGACCC contains the following coding sequences:
- a CDS encoding LysE family translocator, with the translated sequence MELQLQLLFSLAVIHTVALASPGPDFALVVRLAAQEHRRTAVAAALGLAVAITLHTLLSLTGVSLIIKGSPNLFMAVQLIGASYLGWMGIGAIRAAIAHWRDEAHLNAASKAGRGLGAAQGFMQGVSTNLLNPKALVFFITLFSTLITPEVTLSTKVAATAMMFALSLGWFSLIALVLSHPKMQLKMKRATPLINLLTGLLFIFVAGVILSGALGR